The sequence TTCTTGTTTAACTCCTTGGATAAGCTTTATAATCTGTCGCTGAATAATTCGACCGTTGAAAAACAAAAAATCGATTCATTTTTTCAAGAGTTACATTGCCGAACTCAACTTTTCTGGAACTCTGTAGATAATACAAACTTGTTTGAACGGACAATTACCAATGTCAAAAATGAAGACCCTAGAAATAAAATAATACTTTTTACGGTACTTAGTTATTATATAAAGTTTGATACTACAGAATTTGAAAACGAATTGCAGAAGGTTGTAAGGGTAATCAGAAACTTATTGCAAGCCACTAGACAAAGGAATGAGACGAAATACAATACAAATATTCGTATCAATAATTTTGGAAGCTATTGGATACTTTTGGAGCAATTTCTTTCAGGTAACATTGACCAATCCTTGACTGGTAAATCTATAAATAACAAAGGCACTCAAATTAGTGATGCAAGCTTATATAATGAAATTGAAAAGGCTTCAATACTTAATAATGGCGATTCCAATATTAGCACTGCCCTTATTAGCCTTGAAGAATTTGAATATTTTGGAGGATTAATACATTTATTAAAACCCAAAGAATTGCATCAAAATTATCCTGATTACATCCAATACTTTAAAGAGATATTTGATAACAACATCCCTAGCTCATTAAAAACAAGAGCATTAATTGCATCTGATTTTAAAGGTATTTTTACAAAAGATTGCAGAATGGGTGGAATGCGCTATTTTGGTAAAAATGGCAACTGGACAACCGTTTTAACAAGTGAAAAAGAAGATGTTTCGGATAGTGTTATTGAGTTTGTAAATACATACTCTCAATATACAGGCACACCTGAATCAAGACTTCAAAAAATTATAAACAATTGGCTACAAAAGAATCCTGATGACCGCACATGGAAATACTATTTCATAAAGTACCCAGAATTTACATCTAAACTTAATTATTACGTTTGTAATACATTATTTGAATCAAGAATATTAGGCACGGAGGGGACAAATCCGCTTGTAGCTTATCATATAAGTCCATATGTTTTGACAGTATGCGAGATAATAAATAATAAAACTATTTGTAATGCAAATGACTGTTATTTGCAATACTCAGGACACTCTCCTCTAATTCTTAAGAATGGTATAACTTTGACTTGTAATCAGCAAGGTTGGCAAATAAATGACGACAAAAAACTACTTTCAGAAAGTATTCGTAAAAAGTATCAATTAGATGATAGCAATATTCTAAGAGAAATTGACAATAGAGATAGAATAGTATTAGCAATTGATTTTATAAAAGATGTTTTTGGATAAAATTAAAGGAATGATTCAACCCTCGTTCGGCGTAGTGTGTAAAGCAGATTGAGGTTCGGCGTATGGCTCCAGCCTACGTCGAACTTACAAGCAAAGCTCTTGCCTTGCAACCTCAAAAGCAGGAGCTTTTGTTCTAACGAAGACGTAGTCGCAGACTACGCCCAACAATCGGAAATGAAGATCAGCCTACAGAAAATAAGGCAAAAGTCTGGAAATAAAACGGCTTATCAATTCAAAATTCAAGCCCTCCTGATTCTGCTTCCGTAATCTGCTTAATCTTCAAATCTGCTATAATCATAGCTTAGACAATTTCGACGGGACAAAAAAAGACAAGAGGCCGTTACTTTCATAACGACCTCTTAGTTTTTTTGCTTGAAATTATCTTTTAGAAGCTTCCAGCATCTCTCCCAGCCGAATCAGCAGGTTGGGTTTCTTCTTGCGGATATATTCCGTTTCAGCGCTATTCATCGCTTCCGGCCAGGATTGCTTATACTTAACCATACGGTAAATCACGCCCCAGTCGGGCAAGCCACCTATATTTCTATCGTCGATAAAAATGTCCGCTTTCAGCTTTCTGGAAATCAATTCATCGGAATATGGAGTTCCCGGATGGTCGCTGTTTACTGCGTAGAATTCAAGTCCCCGTTGGCGACAAAACTCCAGAGCTTCTTCGAGCAATTCACCTTCTCTTACTGTCCATAAAATCAACTGGTGAAACTCCTCTTTCTGCAAGCGTTTAAGCACATCAAAGGCAAAGGGTATTTCACGTCCGATTCTCGGATATTCGTGCTCTACAATTGTTCCGTCAAAGTCAACCGCTATAACCATATTGTAAGATATCTATCGATTATTGATCATTCGTTTCATCCTCGTCCTCACCTTCTTCTGTCTCAACCAGCAGTCCAAGATCCGATTCGATGTTGCTTTTGTTGGGACGGCAAAACAACAGAATAATGGCAGCAATTGCCGTACACATGAAGAACGATTTATCGGAGAATAAGAAAAACAACAGAATGTTAAGAACAATATTGAAATCGACCACAAACAGGCGTAATGCAATCATCTGCTTATAAGTCCGCTCTTTCTCTGCATCCGGCTTTGCTTTTAAGCGTTCCACCAATCGGTGAAACCACCATAAAATGCCCGGCAACGTACCCAACAAAAGGATAAACGCCAGCGATTGCAATGCGATACCTGATTCTGAGCTTTTATCAAAATGTACAAAGCGGGCGGCAAAGTACCCGCCAATCACGGCTACCACTGCCAGTAAAAAACTCAGGTAATATCCGCGTTGCGAAAATCGAAGTACTCTTTCTGTCATTTTAGTTCAATGTTGAACGTTTAGTGTTTAATTGCTTGTCAAGTATCAGCCTTAAAAAAAAGGAACCATCTTTGTGAACTTAGTGATAGCCTTTGTGTACTTCGTGGTAAAAAACCTGAGTTTAACCGCAAAGAACGCTAAGAATTTCGCAAAGAACACAAAGAAGATGTGTGACATTTAGCATTCACTCACCTCATTACTCGTTACTCATTACTCATTAACTGTTTACAGCGCGCCTTTGGTACTTGGCAGATCGCTGCTGAAAATATCGCGGCGAATAGCCATACGGATGGCACGAGCCAATGCTTTGAAGATGCCTTCAATCTTATGATGCTCGTTTTCACCTTCAGCCTTAATATTGAGATTCATCTTGGCAGCATCACTGAACGATTTGAAGAAGTGCAGGAACATTTCGGTAGGCATTTCACCCACTTTCTCACGTTTGAATTCGGCATCCCAAACCAGCCAGGGACGTCCGCCGAAGTCTAGCGCCACCTGACACAGACAATCGTCCATTGGCAGGCAAAAGCCGTAGCGTTCGATGCCCCGTTTGTCGCCCAGCGCCTTTGCAAAAGCCTCGCCCAAAGCAAGAGCCGTATCTTCTATCGTGTGGTGTTCGTCCACTTCGAGGTCACCTTTCACTTTAACAGTAAGGTCGCAACCCGAATGTTTGCCAATCTGAGATAACATGTGATCGAAGAAGCCCAGTCCGGTTGCTATATCGCATTTGCCCGAACCATCGAGATCCAGTTTCACGTAAATATCGGTTTCGCTGGTTTTGCGAACCACTTCCGCAATTCGTGGAGTTCCCAGTAGGAAGTCGGCAACCTTGTCCCAATCGGATGAAATCAGTGCACAATATTCTTCCAGTTGCTTATCCTTCAACAGAACAGCCACTTCGTCGTAATTGCGCATGAAAATAGCCTTACAACCGATATTCTTTGCCAACTGCACATCCGTCAGGCGGTCGCCGATAACATACGAATTTTCAATATCGGCACTGCCGTCCATATAACCGGTCAGTAGGCCTGTACGTGGTTTACGGTTGGGTGAGTTATCTTCGGGAAACGATGTATCAATATGAA comes from Paludibacter jiangxiensis and encodes:
- a CDS encoding DUF262 domain-containing protein encodes the protein MATSNISFWQLLEENKISIPIIQRDYAQGRKEESEKRERFLESILKHISKQEKLHLDFVYGRVKNNVFYPIDGQQRLTTLFLIHWYFAIKENIDTDKKSKLIRFVYDTRISSREFCKSIVEEEIKIPTESGDNQFVNYIKKRYWFRSSWYSDPTINAMLIMIQAIHDKFSILNGTTVFQQLTEKNNITFEVLDLGTKEFELTDELYIKMNARGKQLTSFENFKANFIQLIDKYFKNAKLKHPIKGEISYSGYFSYKIEKEWTDLFWAFRDEETIIDSKFFSYFEFVAQMCYFKKYKDAKADSFNNSFSQYEDIFQDEKNLLFLFNSLDKLYNLSLNNSTVEKQKIDSFFQELHCRTQLFWNSVDNTNLFERTITNVKNEDPRNKIILFTVLSYYIKFDTTEFENELQKVVRVIRNLLQATRQRNETKYNTNIRINNFGSYWILLEQFLSGNIDQSLTGKSINNKGTQISDASLYNEIEKASILNNGDSNISTALISLEEFEYFGGLIHLLKPKELHQNYPDYIQYFKEIFDNNIPSSLKTRALIASDFKGIFTKDCRMGGMRYFGKNGNWTTVLTSEKEDVSDSVIEFVNTYSQYTGTPESRLQKIINNWLQKNPDDRTWKYYFIKYPEFTSKLNYYVCNTLFESRILGTEGTNPLVAYHISPYVLTVCEIINNKTICNANDCYLQYSGHSPLILKNGITLTCNQQGWQINDDKKLLSESIRKKYQLDDSNILREIDNRDRIVLAIDFIKDVFG
- a CDS encoding BT0820 family HAD-type phosphatase, translating into MVIAVDFDGTIVEHEYPRIGREIPFAFDVLKRLQKEEFHQLILWTVREGELLEEALEFCRQRGLEFYAVNSDHPGTPYSDELISRKLKADIFIDDRNIGGLPDWGVIYRMVKYKQSWPEAMNSAETEYIRKKKPNLLIRLGEMLEASKR
- the hisB gene encoding bifunctional histidinol-phosphatase/imidazoleglycerol-phosphate dehydratase HisB gives rise to the protein MRPVLFIDRDGTLIIEPPVTFQIDSLELLEFYPKVFRNLYKIATKSDFRLVMVTNQDGLGTEDYPEEAFDAVQGKMLKAFENEGILFEDIHIDTSFPEDNSPNRKPRTGLLTGYMDGSADIENSYVIGDRLTDVQLAKNIGCKAIFMRNYDEVAVLLKDKQLEEYCALISSDWDKVADFLLGTPRIAEVVRKTSETDIYVKLDLDGSGKCDIATGLGFFDHMLSQIGKHSGCDLTVKVKGDLEVDEHHTIEDTALALGEAFAKALGDKRGIERYGFCLPMDDCLCQVALDFGGRPWLVWDAEFKREKVGEMPTEMFLHFFKSFSDAAKMNLNIKAEGENEHHKIEGIFKALARAIRMAIRRDIFSSDLPSTKGAL